One region of Salvia miltiorrhiza cultivar Shanhuang (shh) chromosome 3, IMPLAD_Smil_shh, whole genome shotgun sequence genomic DNA includes:
- the LOC131018452 gene encoding homoserine kinase-like — protein MGMQKSPAQTKTQPDASTPSSSKHQPQGQKSSSAGFSCSFGVCFPRSSAQVSGYHADNVAPSILGGFVLIRSYEPLELMQLKFPQEKSLYFVLVNPEFEAPTKKMRAALPPEVSISNHVWNCSQAGALVASVLQGDLIGLGKALSSDKIVEPRRAPLIPGMDAVKKAAIESGGARSQATTPKIEGATTN, from the exons ATGGGAATGCAGAAATCGCCAGCTCAAACGAAGACCCAGCCTGACGCCTCCACGCCGAGCTCCAGCAAGCACCAGCCGCAGGGCCAGAAAAGCTCTAGTGCCGGCTTCTCCTGCTCTTTCGGCGTCTGTTTTCCACGCTCCTCCGCGCAG GTCTCAGGCTACCACGCCGACAACGTGGCACCCTCGATTTTGGGCGGATTCGTCTTGATCCGCAGCTACGAGCCCTTGGAGCTGATGCAGCTGAAATTCCCCCAAGAGAAGAGTCTGTATTTCGTGCTGGTGAATCCGGAATTCGAAGCCCCAACGAAGAAGATGAGGGCGGCGCTGCCGCCGGAGGTTTCCATATCGAACCACGTGTGGAACTGCAGCCAGGCGGGGGCTCTGGTGGCGTCGGTGCTGCAAGGTGACCTAATTGGATTGGGGAAGGCGCTGTCGTCGGATAAGATTGTGGAGCCGAGGCGGGCGCCGCTGATTCCGGGGATGGATGCGGTGAAGAAGGCAGCAATCGAGTCAGGGGGTGCCAGGTCTCAGGCTACCACGCCCAAAATCGAGGGTGccacaacaaattaa